In the genome of Streptomyces globosus, one region contains:
- a CDS encoding DUF2252 domain-containing protein yields the protein MTRSRTAGGGGPVALTPSERAERGKAARSSVRRSEQARFEPGPDRPDPVAILLEQEAARVPELVPIRRGRMLESPFRFYRGAAAVMAHDLGTAPHTGLEVQLCGDAHLLNFGLFASPERSLVFDVNDFDETHPGPFEWDVKRLAASLAAAGRDNGFDAAERTAVVLDAVSAYRLRMQGFSGMRVLDVWYARDDSADLRAMAAQGGGAMLARADKVFAKARSRDHLRAFSKLTHRVGGRLRIAPDPPLVVPLTELLDGGGPTDLDTGLRRLVDTYAQSLAPELRALVQRFRVVDMARKVVGVGSVGTRCWIFLLLGRDDSDPLLLQAKEAGPSVLAPYTAPSAYANQGQRVVAGQRLMQAAGDIFLGWERLTGLDGRERDFYVRQLLDWKGSATTEGMAPQGMRLLARVCGRSLARAHARSGDPIAIASYLGSADTFDRAIADFAESYADQNERDFAALADAARTGRVTTAEG from the coding sequence GTGACGAGGTCCCGCACTGCCGGAGGCGGCGGCCCGGTCGCGCTCACCCCGTCGGAGCGCGCCGAGCGCGGCAAGGCGGCGCGCAGCAGCGTGCGCCGCTCGGAGCAGGCCCGGTTCGAGCCCGGCCCCGACCGGCCCGATCCCGTGGCGATCCTGCTGGAGCAGGAGGCGGCCCGGGTGCCGGAGCTGGTCCCGATCCGCCGCGGCCGCATGCTGGAATCGCCGTTCCGCTTCTATCGGGGGGCTGCCGCGGTGATGGCCCACGACCTCGGCACAGCGCCCCACACGGGCCTGGAGGTACAGCTGTGCGGCGACGCGCACCTGTTGAACTTCGGCCTGTTCGCCTCGCCCGAGCGGTCCCTCGTCTTCGACGTGAACGACTTCGACGAGACCCACCCCGGGCCGTTCGAATGGGATGTCAAAAGGCTTGCGGCGAGCCTCGCCGCGGCCGGCCGGGACAACGGCTTCGACGCCGCCGAGCGCACCGCCGTCGTCCTCGACGCGGTCTCCGCCTACCGGCTGCGGATGCAGGGCTTCTCCGGCATGCGCGTCCTCGACGTCTGGTATGCCCGGGACGACTCCGCGGACCTGCGCGCGATGGCCGCGCAGGGCGGCGGGGCCATGCTGGCCCGCGCGGACAAGGTCTTCGCCAAGGCCCGCTCCCGGGACCACCTGCGGGCGTTCTCCAAGCTCACCCACCGCGTCGGCGGGCGGCTGCGGATCGCCCCCGACCCACCCCTCGTCGTGCCGCTGACCGAGCTGTTGGACGGGGGCGGCCCCACGGACCTGGACACCGGCCTGCGCCGGCTCGTCGACACGTACGCGCAGAGCCTCGCGCCCGAACTGCGCGCACTGGTCCAGCGCTTCCGGGTCGTCGACATGGCGCGCAAGGTGGTCGGGGTCGGCAGTGTCGGCACCCGCTGCTGGATCTTCCTGCTGCTCGGCCGGGACGACAGCGACCCGCTGCTGCTCCAGGCCAAGGAGGCCGGCCCGTCCGTGCTCGCCCCGTACACCGCGCCGTCCGCGTACGCGAACCAGGGGCAGCGGGTCGTGGCCGGGCAGCGGCTGATGCAGGCCGCCGGCGACATCTTCCTCGGCTGGGAGCGGCTGACGGGGCTCGACGGCCGGGAGCGCGACTTCTACGTCCGCCAGCTGCTCGACTGGAAGGGCTCCGCGACGACCGAGGGGATGGCCCCGCAGGGCATGCGGCTCCTCGCCCGGGTGTGCGGCCGCTCGCTGGCCCGGGCCCACGCCCGCTCCGGCGACCCGATCGCGATCGCCTCCTACCTGGGCTCGGCCGACACCTTCGACCGGGCGATCGCGGATTTCGCGGAGTCGTACGCCGACCAGAACGAGCGGGACTTCGCGGCGCTCGCGGACGCCGCCCGGACGGGACGCGTCACCACCGCGGAGGGCTGA
- a CDS encoding SHOCT domain-containing protein, which produces MDGSVTLAYDYPVLGVFWTTMWIFLWIMWFFLLFRVISDIFRDHDLNGWGKAAWLVFVLILPFLGVLVYIIARGKKMGRRELQQVQEQQEAMDEYIRRTAGKSGTSEVDQLAKLSEIRARGDISEEEFQQAKARILQ; this is translated from the coding sequence ATGGACGGTTCCGTGACTCTGGCGTACGACTACCCGGTCCTCGGCGTCTTCTGGACGACCATGTGGATCTTCCTGTGGATCATGTGGTTCTTCCTGCTCTTCCGGGTGATCAGCGACATCTTCCGCGATCACGACCTGAACGGGTGGGGCAAGGCCGCCTGGCTGGTGTTCGTGCTCATCCTGCCGTTCCTCGGCGTCCTGGTGTACATCATCGCCAGAGGCAAGAAGATGGGCCGGCGGGAGCTCCAGCAGGTGCAGGAGCAGCAGGAGGCCATGGACGAGTACATCCGGCGCACGGCCGGCAAGTCCGGCACCAGCGAGGTGGACCAGCTGGCGAAGCTCTCGGAGATCCGCGCCCGCGGCGACATCTCCGAGGAGGAGTTCCAGCAGGCCAAGGCCCGCATCCTGCAGTGA
- a CDS encoding hemerythrin domain-containing protein: protein MDAIVLLREDHKTVEKLFKRFEKTGDEDTDERREIADSVIEELTVHAWIEEQFFYPAAREAAPDTSDHVLESVEEHHAVVWMLSELKDMDPSDERFKAKMSVLMENVRHHVEEEEKDWFPDVRKAVGRNRLQELGERMAAEKEKAPRDPLTVPSADSR from the coding sequence ATGGATGCGATCGTGCTGCTGCGCGAGGACCACAAGACCGTCGAGAAGCTGTTCAAGCGCTTCGAGAAGACCGGGGACGAGGACACGGATGAGCGCCGGGAGATCGCCGACAGCGTGATCGAAGAGCTCACGGTCCACGCCTGGATCGAGGAGCAGTTCTTCTACCCGGCCGCCCGCGAGGCGGCACCGGACACCTCCGACCACGTCCTGGAAAGCGTCGAGGAGCACCACGCGGTGGTGTGGATGCTCTCCGAGCTGAAGGACATGGACCCCTCCGACGAGCGGTTCAAGGCCAAGATGAGCGTCCTCATGGAGAACGTCCGCCACCACGTCGAGGAGGAGGAGAAGGACTGGTTCCCCGACGTCCGCAAGGCCGTGGGCCGCAACCGGCTGCAGGAGCTGGGCGAGCGGATGGCGGCGGAGAAGGAGAAGGCCCCCCGCGACCCCCTGACCGTTCCCAGCGCCGACAGCCGCTGA
- a CDS encoding DUF5709 domain-containing protein — protein sequence MSAGESQGNGVYQPPADAEPGDWQPDMENALDEPDLDDTLDTGYSPPDRPRAVTRHGTTAGEQREGETLDQRLAQEEPEPDPSAAADGGSEASPDEDLGEPVATGRDDRGEDVTADPGGDRSTAGRERAGRMTAPEEQRPVRHISVVARDAGIDGGAASAEEAAVHVIETEDEGRGGA from the coding sequence ATGAGCGCGGGCGAATCGCAGGGCAACGGCGTATACCAGCCGCCGGCGGATGCGGAGCCCGGCGACTGGCAGCCGGACATGGAGAACGCCCTGGACGAACCGGACCTGGACGACACTCTCGACACCGGCTACTCGCCGCCCGACCGCCCGAGGGCGGTCACCCGGCACGGCACGACCGCCGGCGAACAGCGCGAGGGGGAGACGCTGGACCAGCGGCTCGCCCAGGAGGAACCGGAACCCGACCCCTCCGCGGCGGCGGACGGCGGGTCGGAGGCGAGCCCGGACGAGGACCTCGGCGAGCCCGTGGCCACCGGCAGGGACGACCGCGGCGAGGACGTCACCGCCGATCCGGGCGGCGACCGGTCCACGGCAGGCCGCGAGCGCGCCGGGCGGATGACCGCCCCGGAGGAGCAGAGGCCGGTGCGGCACATATCCGTCGTGGCCCGGGACGCCGGGATCGACGGCGGGGCCGCCTCCGCGGAGGAGGCGGCCGTGCACGTCATCGAGACGGAGGACGAAGGACGGGGCGGGGCCTGA
- a CDS encoding SDR family oxidoreductase → MAPDPTSLYPRPDFAAQEQQPPGETRAMEPEPDHGEDSYRGSGRLQGLKAVITGGDSGIGRAVALAFAREGADVLFTYLPEEAEDADTTMRLVEGSGRRAVAVPCDLREEEACAAVIAHAAAEFGRIDVLVNNAAYQMAQPEGISHISTEQFDRVVRTNLYAMFWLCKMALPHMPAGASIINTASVQAYKPSPPLLDYAMTKGAIVTFTQGLARMLAPDGIRVNAVAPGPVWTPLIPATMPDPQEFGKQSPLGRPAQPAEMAPAYVFLASSGASYITAEVLNATGGTPLP, encoded by the coding sequence GTGGCCCCCGACCCGACGAGCCTGTACCCCCGGCCCGACTTCGCGGCGCAGGAGCAGCAGCCGCCGGGCGAAACCCGGGCCATGGAACCCGAGCCCGACCACGGCGAGGACTCCTACCGCGGCAGCGGCCGGCTCCAGGGCCTGAAGGCGGTCATCACCGGAGGGGACTCCGGGATCGGGCGCGCGGTGGCGCTCGCCTTCGCCCGCGAGGGGGCCGACGTGCTGTTCACGTACCTGCCGGAGGAGGCCGAGGACGCCGACACGACGATGCGCCTGGTCGAGGGCAGCGGCCGCCGGGCGGTGGCGGTGCCCTGCGACCTGAGGGAGGAGGAGGCCTGTGCCGCCGTCATCGCGCACGCGGCCGCCGAGTTCGGGCGCATCGACGTCCTCGTCAACAACGCCGCCTACCAGATGGCCCAGCCCGAGGGCATCTCCCACATCAGCACCGAGCAGTTCGACCGGGTCGTGCGCACCAACCTGTACGCCATGTTCTGGCTCTGCAAGATGGCCCTGCCGCACATGCCGGCCGGCGCCAGCATCATCAACACCGCGTCCGTGCAGGCCTACAAGCCGAGCCCGCCGCTGCTGGACTACGCGATGACCAAGGGGGCGATCGTCACCTTCACGCAGGGCCTGGCCCGGATGCTCGCGCCGGACGGGATCCGGGTCAACGCGGTCGCACCGGGACCGGTCTGGACCCCGCTCATCCCCGCCACGATGCCGGATCCGCAGGAGTTCGGGAAGCAGAGCCCCCTGGGGCGGCCGGCGCAGCCGGCCGAGATGGCGCCCGCGTACGTCTTCCTGGCCTCGTCCGGGGCGAGCTACATCACCGCCGAGGTCCTGAACGCGACGGGCGGGACACCGCTGCCCTGA
- a CDS encoding plasmid stabilization protein, translating to MPRGSSPKRERQYEHIKESAQDRGESEKRAEEIAARTVNKERARSGESKTASRSSTQDMSSSRRGGQRSHSGSGGPTKEQLYNEAKQKGIKGRSQMDKAELQRALDR from the coding sequence ATGCCCCGAGGATCCTCCCCGAAGCGGGAGCGCCAGTACGAGCACATCAAGGAGTCCGCGCAGGACCGCGGCGAGTCGGAGAAGCGGGCCGAGGAGATCGCCGCGCGGACGGTCAACAAGGAGCGTGCGCGCTCCGGCGAGTCGAAGACCGCCAGCCGGTCCTCCACCCAGGACATGTCCTCGTCCCGGAGGGGCGGCCAGCGGTCCCACAGCGGCTCCGGCGGGCCCACGAAGGAGCAGCTGTACAACGAGGCGAAGCAGAAGGGCATCAAGGGCCGCTCGCAGATGGACAAGGCCGAGCTGCAGCGGGCGCTGGACCGCTGA